The Gemmatimonas aurantiaca T-27 DNA segment CCCCGTCGACCACGGCTCGTTCAAGGCCACCACGGTTGGTGGTCGGTCCAATCGCGATTGGTGGCCGAACCAGCTCAACCTCGGCATGCTGCACCAGAACTCCCCGCAGGCCGCCCCGACCGGCGCGGACTTCAACTACGCGGAAGAGTTCAAGACCCTGGACCTGGCCGCAGTCAAGCAGGATCTGCACGCCCTCATGACGGACTCGCAGGACTGGTGGCCGGCTGACTTCGGCCACTACGGCCCGCTGTTCATTCGCATGGCGTGGCACAGCGCCGGCACCTATCGCACGGGCGACGGCCGCGGTGGTGCCTCCTCGGGCACGCAGCGCTTTGCGCCACTCAACAGTTGGCCCGACAACGGCAATCTCGACAAGGCCCGTCGCCTGCTGTGGCCGATCAAGCAGAAGTACGGCAAGAAGCTGTCATGGGCCGACCTCATGATCCTCGCCGGCAACGTGGCCCTCGAGTCGATGGGCTTCAAAACGTTCGGCTTTGCCGGTGGACGAGCCGATGTGTGGGAACCCGAGCAGGACATCTACTGGGGCACGGAAACCAAGTGGCTCGACGACAAGCGCTACTCGGGCGACCGTAACCTCGAGAACCCGCTCGCCGCGGTGCAGATGGGGCTCATCTACGTGAACCCGGAAGGCCCGAACGGCAATCCGGACCCCATCGCCGCCGCACGCGACATCCGCGAGACGTTCGCCCGCATGGCCATGGACGACGAAGAGACCGTCGCGCTCATCGCCGGTGGCCACACGTTCGGCAAGACACACGGTGCCGGCGATGCCGCGCTCGTGGGCGTGGAGCCGGAAGGTGGTGATATCGAAGCGCAGGGCTTCGGCTGGCTCAGCACACACGCCAGCGGCAAGGCCGGCGACACGATCACCAGCGGTCTCGAAGTGACGTGGACCTCCACGCCGACCAAGTGGAGCAACAACTTCTTCTGGAACCTGTTCGGCTACGACTGGGAACTCACGAAGAGCCCGGCCGGTGCGCACCAGTGGACCCCCAAGCATGGCCAGGGCGCGAACTCGGTGCCCGATGCCCATGACGCCACGAAGCGTCACGCGCCGGCGATGCTCACCACCGATCTCTCGCTGCGCTTCGACCCCGCGTACGAAAAGATCTCGCGCCGTTTCCACGAAAACCCCGATCAGTTCGCCGACGCTTTTGCGCGCGCTTGGTTCAAGCTCACGCACCGTGACATGGGCCCGCGCTCCCGCTACTTGGGCGCTGAAGTGCCGGCCGAAGAGCTGATCTGGCAGGACCCGATTCCCGCCGTCGACCACGATCTCGTGGACGCGCAGGACGTGGTGACGCTGAAGGAGAAGATCGTCGCATCAGGACTGACCACGCAGGAACTGGTCTCCACGGCATGGGCTTCGGCGTCCACGTTCCGTGGCTCGGACAAGCGTGGTGGTGCCAATGGCGCGCGCGTGCGTCTCGCGCCGCAGAAGGACTGGGAAGCCAACAATCCGGCGCAGCTCACCAAGGTGCTCGGCACGCTGGAGAGCATCCAGCAAGCGTTCAACGCCGCGCAGGCTGGCAAGAAGAAAGTCTCGCTCGCCGACCTGATCGTCATCGGTGGCAACGCCGCCGTCGAACAGGCTGCGAAGCAGGGTGGTGTGACGGTGTCGGTGCCGTTCACGCCGGGACGCATGGATGCATCGCAGGAACAGACGGATGTGGCGTCCTTCGATGTGCTCGAGCCCATCGCCGATGGCTTCCGCAATTATCAGAAGGCAGCCTACAGCGTGCCCTCGGAAGTGCTGCTGGTGGACAAGGCACAGTTGCTCTCGCTCACCGCGCCCGAGATGACGGTGCTGGTGGGTGGTCTGCGTGCGCTCGATGCGAACGCGGGTGGCAGCAAGCATGGCGTGTTCACGTCACGCCCTGGCACGCTGAGCAACGATTTCTTCGTCAACCTGCTCGACATGAGCACGGCATGGAAGTCGACGTCGGCGGCGCAGGATGTGTTCGAAGGCCGCGACCGTACGACCGGTGAGGTGAAGTGGACCGGTACGCGTGCCGACCTGGTGTTCGGTTCCAACTCGATCCTGCGTGCACTGGCGGAGGTGTACGCCAGCAGCGACGCCCAGCAGACGTTTGTGCACGACTTCGTGGCCGCGTGGACCAAGGTCATGAATCTCGATCGCTTCGACGTGGCGTAAGCCGCGAGAGCGGAAAACAACGGGGCGCTCCGGTATCAGACCGGAGCGCCCCGTTGTTTTTGGGTGGTCAGACCGATGTTTCAGTCGACCCAGTGCGTGAGCTCTTCGGACGAACGACGTGTCTTCGCGGGCGGCTGCTCGGCGGGTTCCCCTACGGTCAGCACGGCCACGATACGCTCACCGTCAGGTACCCCCACCGCGGTGCGCGCGGCAGGATCGTCCATGATCGCACCCGTGCGAATGTGTGTGCCCAGACCATGCGCGACCGCTGACAGGCAGAGGTTTTCCACTGCCATCATCGTGGCGGCGTAGTCCTCTTCGCGGATCTCGGGGTTTTCGTTCAGCGTCATCGACACGATCACCATGCACGGCCATGCGCGATGCGAATCGCTCGTGTCCTTGCGCATCTTCTCGGCCTGCGCTTCATCGGTGGCCTTCTTGGCCTTGCGATTGCCCAAGGCCAGTCCGTAGCCAGCGCGGCCTTCGGGGCCGAGCACGTAGAAGCGCCACGGCTGCGTCAGACGATGATTCGGTGCCAGGTTGGCATCATGAAACAACGGCAGCAGATCGTCGCGCGTGATCGTGCGGTCGGTAAACGCGCGAACGGATCGGCGGGCGGCAATTGCGTCAGAAACGTGCATGGGAGCATCCGGGACAAGGGCGATACAACGCAGTAGCCCTCAAAACTAGTCGACTGGACGCTTCGGCACCGATAGACGCACGGATGCGTGGCGGGATCGGGTGCACCCCATGATACTTCGCCGTCCCCGTTCACTCCCTCCCGCTCCGCCCCATGACACTCCTGCCTCGGCCCACGTCGGTGCTGCGCACGCTCGCGCTCGCCGTTGCCTCCACCACGATTGCGCTCACCGCACGCGCTCAGGCAGCACCCGCAGCGGCTGCCTCAGCGCAGGGCCCGGTGCGCATGAACCGCGCCATTGAGTTGCTGTCCAGTGGTCAGAGCACCTTCGGCATCTTCAGCCACGATCGCTCGCTCGACAATGCGCGCCTGCTGTCACGCTCGGGTCTCGATTTCGTGCTGATCGACATGGAGCATGGGCCGCTCGATGTGGAAACACTGCGCACCTTCCTGCTGGGCATGACCGACAAGCGTCGTGTGCTGGAGAAGGGCAACATGCAGCCGGATGTCACACCGATTGTGCGCATCGCACCCAATGGCCGAGACCAGGCCTCGTTCATCGCCAAGCAGGTGCTCGATGTGGGGGCCATGGGTGTGATGTTCCCGTACATCAACACCAAGGAAGAGGCGCTCCAGGCCGTGCGCTCGGTGCGTTATCCGCAGAAGCGTGGTGCGCCGGATTTTGAACCGCAGGGCATCCGTGGTTCGGCGCCAGGCAACGCCGTGTGGCTGTGGGGCGTGTCCGACTACACGGATCGCGCCGATGTCTGGCCGCTCGACCCGCGTGGCGATCTGATGGCGGTCATTCAGATCGAAACTGCGGAAGCGGTAAAGAACGTGAGCGAGATCCTTTCAGTGCCAGGCATCTCGGCCATCTTCGTCGGCCCGGCCGATCTCGCGATGTCACTGGGCGGCACGGGCGAAGCGGGCGCCGCCGAATTGGAAGCGGCCATTCAAACGGTGCTGCGTGCCTGCAAGGCGAAGAACATCCCGATCGGCATCACCACCAACGCACAGACGGTGGAACGTCGCATCAAGGAAGGCTTCAACTTCGTCACCGTGTCATACGGCGATGGTGGCATCACGCCCGCCACGGCTACCGCGCTGCAACTCGGGCGCACGGCAGCCGGTCGTCGCTAAGTCCTAGCGAGGCATCGAAGGCTGCGCATGCCCATCACGCGCAGCCTTCGACCCACTCCACCTGCGGGAAGAGTCCGATGCGAAAGCGTGCGACTTTTCCGCCAGTGAGTTCGACCACCAGACGCTGCAGGGAGTCCTGCGGTGCGAGTGGCTTCACAATGAGATATTCACCGGCCTCGTACTTGTGGGGTCGGCGTTCGGCCTTGGCCCCGTACAGGGAATCGGCACGAGCGGCGCTCTGCCCCACTTCCAGGCCTTCCACCGTGGGTGTGCCGGGCTGCGAGACATCCACGCGCTTGAGTGCCCCACCGACGAACATGACCATCACGCCATTCGGTGCGGTGCTCCACGTGGCGTACTCGCACTGATCCGGTGCGCTGGCCGGTGGTACGGTGAGTGCCCCATCCGTCACCTTGCTGGCGTCGGCGGCCGTCATGTCCAATGCCAATGGACCGAAGCCGTTTGCCGTGATGAATTGTGGCGCGACGGCGGTGACGCCGGCATCGGGCGGTGGAGTCGAGACAGAATCAGCCGGTGTCTGGTCCGAGACAGTGCAGGCGGCCAGCACACATACCAGCGCGATCGGTGTGACACGCATGGGAGTTTCCTAGCGAACAGTGAATGTGGAGGACGCCACTGATCCGGATTCGGTCGATAGTACAAGCCGATACATGCCGGACTCCTGCACGTGAGTGAGCTGTTCCCGACGCGCGGCCGCTTCGAGTGGCACAGGGTCCATCGGCACGGAGGTGATACAGAACGCTGGCTTGTATGACTGCCACGACCCGCCCTCGCGTCGCTCGACGCCAACCGACAGCGACGATCCGCACCGGTCGACACGCACGCTCGCGGAGCCCTTGTTCCCGACGGCAAATGGCACTTCCGCCACCCCGCGATCATTGCGGGAAAACGACGACGCCACATCGATGTACACCGGTCCCGAGGGCGCGGCAGGATCGGAGCACCCCGTGCCCGTGAGGAGCATCACGCCCATCAGCCACACCTTCGTCATTGTTTTGCTCATGACAGAATCCCGGTGGTAGTCACTGCCAGCCCCGCTGATCACCGAGATGGGATGATCGGCGTTCCCTCTCCCCACAACAATGCCCGCAACCCGGTGGTCACGCCCTACAGCAAACCCGGATTCCGCTGCCATGCCGAATAGGCGAGCGCCGTCGCGAAGCTGACCCACGCAAGATAAGGTGCGAGCAACAACGCTGCCGTTGGCTTTACCCGCTTGAACAGCACGATCGTCACCACGATCAGGATCCAGAGCACCACGATGTTCAGGAATGCCAGCGCGCCCCGATGCCACGCAAAGAACACCCAACTCCAGAGGGCGTTCACCGCGAGCTGCACCACAAACAGCCTGATGGCGGTGTCTGCGCCCGGTGCCGGCCGGCGCTCCCACACCATCCACGCAGCCACGGCCATCATGGCGTACAACACGGTCCACACCGGACCGAACACCGATGCGGGAGGTGCCCAGGTGGCCAGGGAGAGCTGCGCATAAAACGTGGGGGCATCTCGCGTCGCCATGGCGCCGATGTATGCGGCAGCAAAGCAGACAATCAGCCAGACAATGAGCGCCGGCACACTACGACTCTTGGTCATGCGCTTCCCCGGAATACCACGTGAGTGCTATGGAAACGGCCGCGGTGGGAAGGTGCCGGCGCTTCGATGTGTCAGCGCGCACCCTGTGGCCTGGTCTCTGTCACACCCGCAGGCGGTAACCGAGTTCCGACGAGATCTATCGAGAGCTATGGACGGATCTGCATGAGCTCGACATCGATGTGCAGCACAGAGTCGGGTGGGGTGTTGGCGGGATAACTCGTCCGTCGACTCAGCGCGGGTGGCACAATGAGCAATCGCCGTTCACCCACCCGCATGCCCGTCACGCCCTGGTCCACTCCCGTGATCACCTGTCCCGCGCCCAACTGGAAGGTGATGGGATTTCCGCCGCGGCTACTGTAGATCAGTGTGCCATTGGGCAGGGTGGTGGTCTCGTGGATGGACACCCGCTGCCCCGACACGGCTTCCGCACCACGGCCCGTCGCGAGCACCCGATATCGCAATCCGTTGGGCAGCTCTGTCACACGCCCCCGCGAAGCACAGGCGACACCCAGAACCAGTGTGAGTGTGGTCAGGGCATGGCGCAGGACAGGGGGCATGGACGTCTGCCGTCGAAGGATGAGCGTGCACCAACGCGCAGAATCGCGCGCCCGACGATACCGCAAACGGGCCGGTTCCACCATACTCCTTGCGGCGCCCCTGCCTCGAGCGGCGTCATGACTCTGGTGACGGATTGGGACGATGCGGCGGGTGGTGGTGATCGGTGCAGGTGCCGCAGGCACGATGGCGTCCATCTTCGCGGCAACAGCCGGCGCGGAGACCATCCTGCTGGAGCGCACCCGCGACGGCGGGCGCAAGATCCTCATCAGCGGCGGAGGGCGTTGCAACGTGCTGCCATCGCAGCTCGATGAATCGCGCTTCGTGACCGACTCGTCGCCCAATACGCTGCGCAAGATCGTGCGCGCCTGGCCACTGGCCGAACAGATCGCGTTCTTCGAGCAGGAAGTGGGTATCGCACTCGAAGAAGAAGTCGAGTCGGCAAAGCTGTTTCCCGCCTCGCACAAGGCCCGTGATGTACGCGACGGCCTGCTGGCGCTCGCCACACGTCGCGGCGTGGATCTGCGCACGGACACGCAGGTGACCGACATCGTGCGTGAGGGTGAGGGATGGTCGGTGCACACCACCACCGAGCCGCCACTGCACGCCGATGCGGTCATCGTGGCGACCGGCGGTCTGTCGGTCCCCAATACCGGCAGTGATGGCACGGGTCTTCGGTTGCTCACGAAGCTCGGTCATGTGATCCATCCCACGTACGCCGCGCTCACACCGATCACCGCCGACCACAGCCCCTTCGCCGAGTTGAGTGGCATCTCGCTCGAAGTGACGCTGGCGGCGCGTGATGCCACACGCAGTGCGTCGGCCACGGGCGGATTTCTGTTCACGCACCGCGGCTACAGCGGCCCGTCGGTGCTGAACGTGTCCCACGTCGTCGTGCGCTCGCGTCAGGAAACATCGCCGCCAGATGCGACGGTGCGTGTGCGGTGGACGGCACACGATGACGCCGCATGGGAGACCCTGCTCAAGCCACAGGGCACCAGGCAAGTGAGCACGGTCGTGCGCAACGAAATGCCCGAGCGCCTCAGTGCCGTGTTGCTGGCCCAGGCACGAGTCGAACCCACACGTCTCCTCGCTGAACTCACGCGTGAAGAGCGCAAGCGTCTCATCGAGACGCTCGTGCGTGGTGCGCTGCCATGGAATGGCGACGAAGGCTACAAAAAGGCCGAAGTCACTGGTGGCGGTGTGCGTCTATCGGAAATCGATCCACGCACCATGCAGAGCCGCCTGCACACGGGACTGTACCTGTGCGGCGAAGTGCTCGACGCCTTCGGCCCGATCGGTGGTTACAACTTCCTGTGGGCGTGGGCCACCGGACGCGCAGCGGGCACGGCGGCCGGTACCGCCGTGACTTCGGCGTCCTCGGCGAGCTCCTGAGCCGGTACCGCACCGTAGCGACGTTCACGACGCGAGAAATCGGTAAACACCGCGTCGAGCTCCGACATCGCCAGATCGGGGAAGTTCACGTCGAGAAACGCGAGTTCGGCGTAGGCGCACTCCCATAGCAGGAAGTCCGACAACCGACGCTCACCACCGGTGCGCACCAGCAGATCCACCGGTGGCAAAATGGTCTCTCCGGTGAGCGCCACTTCATCCACCGGCGTCACGGCCGCCGCGACCGACAGCGCTTTCTGCAGTGACGCGCGGCTCGAGTAGTCGACGGCCACGCGCAGATGCATGCGCCGCCCTGCGGCAGTGCGCGCTTCAGCCACCGCGATCGCCTCGACGAGCGCTGACGGCAGGCGATCGCGTCGTCCGATGATGGACAGACGAATGCCATGTTTGATGAGCGACGTGAGTTGGCGTTCGAGATGCGACGCAAAGAGATCGAACAAAAATCCGACCTCCTCGCGCGGCCGCTTCCAGTTGTCGCTGGAGAAGGCGTACAACGTGAGCTGGCCGATGCCGAGCCGCGCACAATGGGAGACGATCTCCTTCACCGTATGCGCCCCGCGCACATGGCCCATCCACCGGGGACGTCCGCGGGCGGTCGCCCAGCGGCCATTGCCGTCCATGATGATGGCCACGTGGGCCGGCAGATTCTTCATCCCCTGACGGGCGTCGTCGGGGCGGTCGGACGGGCGGGTACGGTTGAGGGCCATGAGCAGAGCTTAGCCGGCCCCGACACGACGGTCAAGTGCTTTGCACTGTAAAGTGACTCTCGAGGCCAGCTCACGAACGCCCCGCACCGGCAAACAGCAGCAGGTTGCCGTCGGGATCACGCACCAGAAACGTGCGGGCACCCCATGGCTCTTCCCTCAGCGCCTGGGCAAACGGCACCCCGGCCGCCGTGTACTCGGCGTACAGGGCGTCGGCATCGTCCAGGGCAATGGTGGCCGTGATCAGGGACTCCCGCTCCCGACGCGTAGGCTCGATGACTGGTTCGTCTTCGTGGCGGAGATTGAGACGGGCGCCTCCCCGCACTACCTGCGTGTAAAACGGCGGCTCGCCGTACACAAATGCTGCCGAAAATCCGAGCTGCACCGTATAAAAATGCAGCGCCCGATCCAGGTCCTGGACGTACAACTGCGGCTCGGCGCAAAGGAACTGGGTCATGGCAGGACCACCAGGCGTGCGGAATCGCCGCGTGCACCGCGCTGGTCTCCGACCCCCAGTTGCCCTCGCACATACAATGTGCCTGGGGCCAAGGCGGGTCGCGCGCTACCAGAAATAAAACCGACTGGCCAACTGATGGTTTCGGTCAGCGAAGCACCGGGCCCCAGCGTGAGTGTGCGGGCTTCCAAGGTGCAGACTCCCATGCGTGGGGCCCATACGACGTGCCCAGCGGCGTTCCGTACTTCATAGCCGAGGTTCATGCCGCACCCCGATGCCCACTCCACCGGTTCCGAACTGGGATTCGTTGCCGTCATCGTGATGCTCACCCACTCGCCGTTTCGTGCCGAAGAGGGTGAAATGACTGCGTCCACACGCACGCGATGGGAGGGATCGGTGGATACGGAGGCACAGGCACCGCCCGCGGCCAACCCCATCAACGCAACACCTGCGCGCAGGATGCGGTGTGCACTGAACCGCCCATCGGTGGGGATCATGTTGCCTACCTCGCTGAAGTCTCCGGAATCGTCCGCGCCGGACGCGAAGCCGTGTACGGCTTGCCGGCCGAGAACACCCCCTCGAACCCATCACGCAGCGTGCGATCGAGCACGATACCCCGAGCCGGCACCGGTTCACGCGCCGGCATATCGTAGGCCGTGCAGCCAGCCGAACGATCGCCGTTTGGCGCACTGCACCCCCAATACTGCCCACCGGGGCGCGCAAAGGTGAGGGCAATTGTTTCACCATCCGTGA contains these protein-coding regions:
- the katG gene encoding catalase/peroxidase HPI; this encodes MEGHSAASGGKCPVDHGSFKATTVGGRSNRDWWPNQLNLGMLHQNSPQAAPTGADFNYAEEFKTLDLAAVKQDLHALMTDSQDWWPADFGHYGPLFIRMAWHSAGTYRTGDGRGGASSGTQRFAPLNSWPDNGNLDKARRLLWPIKQKYGKKLSWADLMILAGNVALESMGFKTFGFAGGRADVWEPEQDIYWGTETKWLDDKRYSGDRNLENPLAAVQMGLIYVNPEGPNGNPDPIAAARDIRETFARMAMDDEETVALIAGGHTFGKTHGAGDAALVGVEPEGGDIEAQGFGWLSTHASGKAGDTITSGLEVTWTSTPTKWSNNFFWNLFGYDWELTKSPAGAHQWTPKHGQGANSVPDAHDATKRHAPAMLTTDLSLRFDPAYEKISRRFHENPDQFADAFARAWFKLTHRDMGPRSRYLGAEVPAEELIWQDPIPAVDHDLVDAQDVVTLKEKIVASGLTTQELVSTAWASASTFRGSDKRGGANGARVRLAPQKDWEANNPAQLTKVLGTLESIQQAFNAAQAGKKKVSLADLIVIGGNAAVEQAAKQGGVTVSVPFTPGRMDASQEQTDVASFDVLEPIADGFRNYQKAAYSVPSEVLLVDKAQLLSLTAPEMTVLVGGLRALDANAGGSKHGVFTSRPGTLSNDFFVNLLDMSTAWKSTSAAQDVFEGRDRTTGEVKWTGTRADLVFGSNSILRALAEVYASSDAQQTFVHDFVAAWTKVMNLDRFDVA
- a CDS encoding nitroreductase family protein → MHVSDAIAARRSVRAFTDRTITRDDLLPLFHDANLAPNHRLTQPWRFYVLGPEGRAGYGLALGNRKAKKATDEAQAEKMRKDTSDSHRAWPCMVIVSMTLNENPEIREEDYAATMMAVENLCLSAVAHGLGTHIRTGAIMDDPAARTAVGVPDGERIVAVLTVGEPAEQPPAKTRRSSEELTHWVD
- a CDS encoding HpcH/HpaI aldolase family protein: MTLLPRPTSVLRTLALAVASTTIALTARAQAAPAAAASAQGPVRMNRAIELLSSGQSTFGIFSHDRSLDNARLLSRSGLDFVLIDMEHGPLDVETLRTFLLGMTDKRRVLEKGNMQPDVTPIVRIAPNGRDQASFIAKQVLDVGAMGVMFPYINTKEEALQAVRSVRYPQKRGAPDFEPQGIRGSAPGNAVWLWGVSDYTDRADVWPLDPRGDLMAVIQIETAEAVKNVSEILSVPGISAIFVGPADLAMSLGGTGEAGAAELEAAIQTVLRACKAKNIPIGITTNAQTVERRIKEGFNFVTVSYGDGGITPATATALQLGRTAAGRR
- a CDS encoding TspO/MBR family protein, which produces MTKSRSVPALIVWLIVCFAAAYIGAMATRDAPTFYAQLSLATWAPPASVFGPVWTVLYAMMAVAAWMVWERRPAPGADTAIRLFVVQLAVNALWSWVFFAWHRGALAFLNIVVLWILIVVTIVLFKRVKPTAALLLAPYLAWVSFATALAYSAWQRNPGLL
- a CDS encoding FKBP-type peptidyl-prolyl cis-trans isomerase, whose amino-acid sequence is MPPVLRHALTTLTLVLGVACASRGRVTELPNGLRYRVLATGRGAEAVSGQRVSIHETTTLPNGTLIYSSRGGNPITFQLGAGQVITGVDQGVTGMRVGERRLLIVPPALSRRTSYPANTPPDSVLHIDVELMQIRP
- a CDS encoding NAD(P)/FAD-dependent oxidoreductase — protein: MRRVVVIGAGAAGTMASIFAATAGAETILLERTRDGGRKILISGGGRCNVLPSQLDESRFVTDSSPNTLRKIVRAWPLAEQIAFFEQEVGIALEEEVESAKLFPASHKARDVRDGLLALATRRGVDLRTDTQVTDIVREGEGWSVHTTTEPPLHADAVIVATGGLSVPNTGSDGTGLRLLTKLGHVIHPTYAALTPITADHSPFAELSGISLEVTLAARDATRSASATGGFLFTHRGYSGPSVLNVSHVVVRSRQETSPPDATVRVRWTAHDDAAWETLLKPQGTRQVSTVVRNEMPERLSAVLLAQARVEPTRLLAELTREERKRLIETLVRGALPWNGDEGYKKAEVTGGGVRLSEIDPRTMQSRLHTGLYLCGEVLDAFGPIGGYNFLWAWATGRAAGTAAGTAVTSASSASS
- the uppS gene encoding polyprenyl diphosphate synthase; the encoded protein is MALNRTRPSDRPDDARQGMKNLPAHVAIIMDGNGRWATARGRPRWMGHVRGAHTVKEIVSHCARLGIGQLTLYAFSSDNWKRPREEVGFLFDLFASHLERQLTSLIKHGIRLSIIGRRDRLPSALVEAIAVAEARTAAGRRMHLRVAVDYSSRASLQKALSVAAAVTPVDEVALTGETILPPVDLLVRTGGERRLSDFLLWECAYAELAFLDVNFPDLAMSELDAVFTDFSRRERRYGAVPAQELAEDAEVTAVPAAVPAARPVAHAHRKL
- a CDS encoding bleomycin resistance protein — protein: MTQFLCAEPQLYVQDLDRALHFYTVQLGFSAAFVYGEPPFYTQVVRGGARLNLRHEDEPVIEPTRRERESLITATIALDDADALYAEYTAAGVPFAQALREEPWGARTFLVRDPDGNLLLFAGAGRS